The following are from one region of the Arcobacter defluvii genome:
- the secY gene encoding preprotein translocase subunit SecY gives MSKDLINKILITLGFIFLYRLLAYVPVPGVNIDVVKEFFDSNANNALGLVNMFSGNAVERLSIISLGIMPYITASIIMELLAATFPALGKMKKERDGMQKYMQIIRYTTIVITLIQSIGVSVGLNSLTGQSGQGAISIDMNTFIAVSAISMLTGTMLLMWIGEQITQKGIGNGISLIIFAGIVSAIPSAIGGTIELVNNGQMNFLTVIGILIVILATVGAIIYVELGERRVPVSYSRKVMMQNQKKRVMNYIPIKVNLSGVIPAIFASAILMFPATVLQGSQNKYLVAIADYLSPSSYTFNLFMFLFVVFFAFFYASITFNAKDISENLKKQGGFIPGVRPGASTAEFLNEVASRLTFWGAIYMGLISTLPWLIVKAMGVPFYFGGVAVLIVVQVAIDTMRKIEAQQYMNKYQTLSAVGL, from the coding sequence ATGAGTAAAGATCTAATAAATAAGATTCTTATTACATTAGGCTTTATTTTCCTTTACAGGTTATTGGCATACGTGCCAGTACCTGGAGTTAATATAGACGTAGTTAAAGAATTTTTCGACTCAAATGCAAATAATGCATTAGGTCTTGTTAATATGTTTAGTGGTAATGCAGTTGAAAGACTAAGTATTATTTCACTAGGAATTATGCCTTACATTACTGCTTCTATTATTATGGAACTTCTAGCAGCAACTTTCCCAGCACTTGGTAAAATGAAAAAAGAAAGAGATGGTATGCAAAAATATATGCAAATCATCAGATATACAACTATTGTTATTACATTAATACAATCAATTGGTGTTTCAGTTGGTCTTAATTCATTAACTGGTCAAAGTGGACAAGGTGCAATCTCAATTGATATGAATACATTTATTGCAGTTTCTGCAATTTCAATGTTAACTGGTACTATGCTTTTAATGTGGATTGGTGAACAAATCACACAAAAAGGTATTGGGAATGGTATTTCATTGATTATTTTTGCAGGTATCGTTTCAGCAATTCCAAGTGCAATTGGTGGAACTATTGAGTTAGTAAATAATGGTCAAATGAATTTCCTAACAGTTATTGGAATTTTAATTGTAATTCTTGCAACAGTAGGTGCAATTATATATGTTGAGTTAGGTGAGAGAAGAGTTCCTGTATCATATTCTAGAAAAGTTATGATGCAAAATCAGAAAAAAAGAGTTATGAATTATATTCCAATTAAAGTTAATTTAAGTGGAGTAATTCCAGCAATTTTTGCAAGTGCTATTTTAATGTTTCCTGCAACTGTGTTACAAGGAAGTCAAAATAAATATTTAGTTGCAATAGCTGATTATCTAAGTCCTAGTTCATATACTTTTAATTTATTTATGTTTTTATTTGTAGTTTTCTTTGCATTTTTTTATGCATCAATTACTTTTAATGCAAAAGATATTTCAGAAAATTTAAAAAAACAAGGTGGATTTATCCCAGGTGTTAGACCAGGAGCAAGTACAGCTGAATTTTTAAATGAAGTAGCAAGTAGATTGACTTTTTGGGGTGCAATTTATATGGGATTAATATCAACTTTACCTTGGCTTATTGTAAAAGCTATGGGGGTACCTTTCTATTTTGGAGGAGTTGCAGTATTAATCGTTGTTCAGGTTGCAATTGATACAATGAGAAAAATCGAAGCTCAACAATATATGAATAAATATCAAACATTAAGTGCGGTTGGACTGTAA
- the map gene encoding type I methionyl aminopeptidase yields the protein MAIPLRKPNEIEKLRVANIAVAKTLNFLRENVKAGMTLKEVDAMGEKFMRNLGARPSFKGLYGFPNAICTSLNEVIIHGIPSDVILKEGDILGLDIGTEIEGWYGDSAITMPIGKISKEDEDLIACAKDSLYYAIEQVQEGLRFKELSKLIEDFIVARGYQPLVRFCGHGIGKRPHEEPEIPNYLENGNTKSGPKIKNGMVFCIEPMICCKDRNPVILKNGWDVVSADGLRGSHYEHTVAVINGKAVILSNSED from the coding sequence ATGGCAATTCCATTAAGAAAACCAAATGAAATAGAAAAACTTCGTGTTGCAAATATTGCAGTTGCAAAAACTTTAAATTTCTTAAGAGAAAATGTAAAAGCTGGTATGACTTTAAAAGAAGTTGATGCTATGGGGGAAAAGTTCATGAGAAATCTAGGAGCTAGACCCTCATTTAAAGGTTTATACGGTTTCCCAAATGCAATTTGTACTTCGTTAAATGAAGTTATAATACACGGAATTCCTAGTGATGTTATTCTTAAAGAAGGTGATATTCTTGGTCTTGACATTGGTACTGAAATTGAGGGATGGTATGGTGATTCCGCAATAACAATGCCAATAGGAAAAATTTCAAAAGAAGATGAAGATTTGATTGCTTGTGCAAAAGATTCTTTGTATTATGCTATCGAACAAGTGCAAGAAGGTCTTAGATTTAAAGAGTTATCTAAATTAATCGAAGATTTTATTGTTGCAAGAGGTTATCAACCGCTTGTGAGATTTTGTGGGCATGGAATTGGTAAAAGACCACATGAAGAACCAGAGATTCCTAATTATTTAGAAAATGGAAATACAAAATCTGGACCAAAGATCAAAAATGGAATGGTATTTTGTATAGAACCAATGATTTGTTGTAAAGATAGAAATCCTGTTATTCTAAAAAATGGTTGGGATGTTGTCTCAGCTGATGGATTAAGAGGTAGTCATTATGAACATACAGTTGCTGTTATTAATGGTAAAGCAGTTATTTTAAGTAATTCGGAAGATTAA
- the infA gene encoding translation initiation factor IF-1: MAKDDVIVIDGKVIEALPNAMFRVELDNGHVVLCHISGKMRMHYIKILPNDTVKVEITPYSLDKGRITHRYK; encoded by the coding sequence GTGGCAAAAGATGATGTAATTGTAATTGATGGTAAAGTAATTGAAGCTCTACCAAATGCTATGTTTAGAGTTGAATTAGATAATGGACATGTAGTTTTATGTCATATCTCAGGAAAAATGAGAATGCACTATATCAAAATATTACCTAATGATACTGTAAAAGTAGAAATCACACCTTATTCACTAGATAAAGGTAGAATCACTCATAGATATAAATAA
- a CDS encoding uracil-DNA glycosylase → MTKLVKNQLLKYLYNLKSFGFEYHEPLDFFSTELKNIKLPNNLIELKNSVDHCYLCELSKCRKNVLFGYGNFNSKVMFISDEPTKTEDELASYYVGKTGELLAKMIENVLNIKKEEIYITTLVKCKSLNGATNSNMDVCNDYLLKQIELIKPKLIVALGEKTYTYLFKNSDNFSQIRGKELSFNGISLLPTFSPTFLLRNPSFKKDAYYDMLKIKNFMEALN, encoded by the coding sequence ATGACAAAATTAGTTAAAAATCAATTATTAAAGTATTTATACAATTTAAAATCATTTGGCTTTGAGTATCACGAACCTTTAGATTTTTTTTCAACAGAATTAAAAAATATTAAATTGCCCAATAATTTAATAGAATTAAAAAATAGTGTTGATCACTGTTATTTATGTGAACTTTCAAAATGTCGTAAAAATGTTCTTTTTGGTTATGGTAATTTTAATTCAAAAGTTATGTTCATAAGTGATGAACCAACTAAAACAGAAGATGAGTTAGCTTCTTATTATGTTGGAAAAACTGGTGAACTTTTGGCTAAAATGATAGAAAATGTATTAAATATTAAAAAAGAAGAGATTTACATAACAACTTTGGTAAAATGCAAAAGTTTAAATGGTGCTACAAACTCTAATATGGATGTTTGTAATGATTATTTGTTAAAACAAATAGAGCTTATTAAACCTAAATTAATAGTGGCTTTAGGTGAAAAAACATACACTTATTTGTTCAAAAATAGTGATAATTTTTCACAAATAAGAGGTAAAGAGCTTAGTTTTAATGGAATTAGTTTACTTCCAACATTTTCACCAACTTTTTTGTTGAGAAATCCATCTTTTAAAAAAGATGCATACTATGATATGTTAAAAATAAAAAATTTTATGGAGGCTTTAAATTGA
- the aspS gene encoding aspartate--tRNA ligase: MRTHYCTDVTENIIGETVTVAGWVNSRRDHGGIIFIDLRDKSGLVQLVADPQDCKDALAVAENVRDEYVLIATGKVRARGEGLENPNLVTGKIEIILEKLVIENKSKPMPFDINDEKVNDEIKLRNRFLELRSRKSFEIFQLRSKATIQVRNTLDELGFLDVETPILTKSTPEGARDYLVPSRVHPGEFYALPQSPQLFKQLLMVAGFDKYFQIAKCFRDEDLRADRQPEFTQIDVEMSFCTQEDVIAVAERLIYDVFTKCGKNVPSTFRRMKYSEAMEKYGSDKPDLRIDMPLVDVIDIFANSTNEIFADIAKDKKNNRIKALKCKNGDNIFSKRQMKGFEDYVRKFGAKGLGYFQMKEDGLKGPLTKFFSDADLEEIVKVTELEVGDVVFFGAGAKKVVWDYMGRFRLFLAQEMNIVPEDAYEFLWVVDFPMFEVEDGRTKALHHPFTMPNVEKYDLDNIEDLEEIESIAYDIVLNGTELGGGSIRIHKEEIQSKVFKLMGISDEEAKDKFGFLLDALAYGAPSHGGFAMGLDRMIMLLAGTDSIRDVIAFPKTQKAQCLLTQAPSTVDEEQLKELNIRLRKTVADI, encoded by the coding sequence TTGAGAACACATTATTGTACAGATGTAACTGAAAATATTATAGGTGAAACTGTAACTGTTGCTGGTTGGGTAAACAGTAGACGTGACCATGGTGGAATTATATTTATTGATTTAAGAGATAAAAGTGGATTAGTTCAACTTGTAGCAGACCCACAAGATTGTAAAGATGCTTTGGCTGTTGCTGAAAATGTAAGAGATGAATATGTATTAATTGCAACAGGAAAAGTAAGAGCAAGAGGTGAGGGATTAGAAAATCCAAATTTAGTTACTGGAAAAATTGAAATCATTTTAGAAAAGTTAGTAATTGAAAATAAATCAAAACCTATGCCATTTGATATTAATGATGAAAAAGTAAATGATGAGATCAAATTAAGAAATAGATTTTTAGAATTAAGAAGTAGAAAATCATTTGAAATTTTCCAATTAAGATCTAAAGCAACTATTCAAGTAAGAAATACACTTGATGAATTAGGATTCTTAGATGTTGAAACACCAATTCTTACTAAATCGACTCCAGAAGGTGCAAGAGATTATTTAGTTCCTTCACGAGTTCATCCAGGTGAATTTTATGCACTTCCTCAATCTCCACAATTATTTAAACAATTATTAATGGTTGCAGGTTTTGATAAATATTTTCAAATTGCAAAGTGTTTTAGAGATGAAGATTTAAGAGCTGATAGACAACCTGAATTTACTCAAATTGACGTAGAAATGTCTTTTTGTACACAAGAAGATGTTATCGCAGTTGCTGAAAGATTAATTTACGATGTATTCACAAAATGTGGTAAAAATGTTCCTTCAACTTTTAGAAGAATGAAATATTCTGAAGCTATGGAAAAATATGGTTCTGATAAACCTGATTTAAGAATTGATATGCCACTTGTTGATGTTATTGATATTTTTGCAAACTCAACAAATGAAATTTTTGCTGATATTGCAAAAGATAAAAAGAATAATAGAATCAAAGCTTTAAAATGTAAAAACGGAGATAATATTTTCTCTAAAAGACAAATGAAAGGTTTTGAAGATTATGTTAGAAAATTTGGAGCTAAAGGTTTAGGTTACTTCCAAATGAAAGAAGATGGATTAAAAGGTCCATTAACTAAATTCTTTAGTGATGCTGATTTAGAAGAAATTGTAAAAGTAACTGAACTTGAAGTTGGTGATGTTGTATTCTTTGGAGCTGGAGCTAAAAAAGTAGTTTGGGATTATATGGGAAGATTTAGATTATTCCTAGCTCAAGAGATGAATATAGTTCCTGAAGATGCTTATGAATTTTTATGGGTTGTAGATTTCCCAATGTTTGAAGTTGAAGATGGAAGAACAAAAGCTTTACACCATCCATTTACAATGCCAAATGTTGAAAAATATGATTTAGATAATATCGAAGATTTAGAAGAAATTGAATCAATTGCTTATGATATTGTTTTAAATGGAACAGAACTTGGTGGAGGAAGTATAAGAATCCACAAAGAAGAAATTCAATCAAAAGTATTCAAATTAATGGGAATTAGTGATGAAGAAGCTAAAGATAAATTTGGATTCTTACTTGATGCTTTAGCTTATGGTGCACCAAGCCATGGTGGATTTGCAATGGGTCTTGATAGAATGATTATGCTTTTAGCTGGAACTGATTCAATCAGAGATGTAATTGCATTCCCTAAAACTCAAAAAGCTCAATGTTTATTAACTCAAGCTCCATCAACTGTTGATGAAGAACAATTGAAAGAACTAAATATTAGATTAAGAAAAACAGTAGCTGATATTTAA
- a CDS encoding metal ABC transporter solute-binding protein, Zn/Mn family produces the protein MKKFLFILFFFPVFLFSKYQVITYFPLESYLVRKIAHEEVKIREISNRYISEYQELPYSEISKLSNAKAYFHFSLDVENKYAKILKEKNPEIILVDLSSNIFKIDDNPYVWTDPLLLREVAKNIYETLVIINKDKKDFYKKNYEIFLNEIDDTFLRIKQKFRSSETNVIYVFDDYWEYFTRRFRIKTIRREKKYISIQDVPELIKFTQKKDVKKILFLDNYDYNLALSLGTNLNIQIVQEDIFNSNWQINLLELTDKLSK, from the coding sequence ATGAAAAAATTTTTATTTATTTTATTCTTCTTTCCAGTTTTTTTATTCTCAAAATACCAAGTTATTACTTATTTCCCTTTAGAATCTTATTTAGTTAGAAAAATAGCACATGAAGAGGTAAAAATAAGAGAAATTTCCAATAGATATATTTCTGAATATCAAGAATTACCTTATTCTGAGATTTCAAAACTTTCAAATGCAAAAGCTTATTTTCATTTTTCTTTAGATGTAGAAAATAAATATGCAAAAATATTAAAAGAAAAAAATCCAGAAATAATTCTTGTTGATCTTTCTTCTAATATTTTTAAAATTGATGATAATCCTTATGTTTGGACAGATCCTTTACTTTTACGTGAAGTAGCAAAAAATATATATGAAACATTAGTAATCATAAACAAAGATAAAAAAGACTTTTATAAAAAAAATTATGAAATTTTTTTAAATGAAATTGATGATACATTTTTAAGAATCAAACAAAAATTTAGAAGTAGTGAAACAAATGTCATTTATGTTTTTGATGACTATTGGGAATATTTTACAAGAAGATTTAGAATTAAAACTATTAGAAGAGAGAAAAAATATATAAGTATACAAGATGTACCAGAATTAATTAAATTTACTCAAAAAAAAGATGTAAAAAAAATATTATTTCTTGATAATTATGATTACAATCTTGCCCTTTCTCTTGGTACAAATTTAAATATTCAAATTGTCCAAGAAGATATATTTAATTCAAACTGGCAAATAAATTTATTAGAACTGACAGATAAACTTTCAAAATAA
- a CDS encoding chemotaxis protein CheW has protein sequence MSNNNIINYKGINIKADLYPIIKHIEDVDKYKDELGRLSSSWDMLALLGQLGDINIDIGKTKENFLNLTSTLLNHLSEQQVKRVAQEMKFKAQVAIDVLIRNLFERTADIGFLATDDDIRIFIQNYVSKYNDESLVLRQNIQKRFKEYVSKYSVYFDIVLLDTYGKIVVRLNDDIKVEKVDTSFVQKVLNSNDDYVETYKYHDFIPQYKKSLVYSYKVTKSNDSNSENLGVLALCFKFSDEMNGIFNNLIDEKNKECLVILDEDGYVIASSDKEHIGLGAKLPIILNENYKIISYAGRDYIAKTCETNGYQGFYGLKWYGHIMIPLEYAFLSDELNSIKVDNKIINAMMENEQHFSKELKEVFNKSRTIQDNLTRVIWNGNIVQSKLNSVNREFSKSLLNEIGITGNKANSSLENLNQTIISAILKDSEFLSSLAIDIMDRNLYERANDCRWWALNSYFRETFDNYSILHNKKSEITSILKYINELYTVYTNLIIFDKSGKIIAVSNEKEDHLVGKILTQEWVEKTLNLKDTSKYTVSKFEKTNLYNNESTYIYSSAIRSLKDEKQITGGIAVVFDSTPQFYSMLEETMPKDANGEKVPGVFAIFTDKNKQIISSTNDDLEVDSYLNIDDMFFTLKNAQNMSKIIEFNGSYYAVGAKCSTGYREYKSRVDDYKNDVICFVFVYIGSINCYTFLENTKSKFLSSVKTKFTPSSMELATFYLGKKFLAVNAKNVIESIGIEELQESIDMDKKNHFKGMVLYKDKLVSVLDIRDFVNEEITNEKLTNIILVEYDKDNIQHCVGIMVSSLETVCVVEEKTIQHIQNHFLGAGTLIESLVEIKELEDSKIAMMLDIKKLDTNLTKRV, from the coding sequence ATGTCAAATAATAATATTATTAATTACAAAGGAATTAATATAAAAGCTGATTTGTATCCAATAATAAAACATATAGAAGATGTTGATAAATACAAAGATGAATTAGGAAGATTGAGCTCTTCTTGGGATATGTTAGCCCTGTTAGGACAATTAGGTGATATAAATATTGATATAGGTAAAACAAAAGAAAATTTTTTAAATTTAACTTCAACTTTATTAAATCATTTAAGTGAACAACAAGTAAAAAGAGTTGCACAAGAAATGAAATTTAAGGCACAAGTTGCAATAGATGTACTTATTAGAAATCTTTTTGAAAGAACAGCAGATATTGGATTTTTAGCAACTGATGATGATATAAGAATATTTATTCAAAATTATGTTTCAAAATATAATGATGAAAGTTTAGTTTTAAGACAAAATATACAAAAAAGATTTAAAGAATATGTATCAAAATATTCAGTATATTTTGATATTGTTTTATTAGATACTTATGGAAAAATAGTTGTAAGATTAAATGATGATATTAAAGTAGAAAAAGTTGATACTTCATTTGTTCAAAAAGTTTTAAATTCAAATGATGATTATGTTGAAACATATAAATATCATGATTTTATTCCTCAATATAAAAAGTCTTTAGTTTATTCATACAAAGTTACAAAATCAAATGATTCAAATTCAGAAAATTTAGGAGTATTAGCACTTTGTTTTAAATTTTCAGATGAAATGAATGGAATTTTCAATAATTTAATTGATGAAAAAAATAAAGAGTGTTTAGTAATATTAGATGAAGATGGATATGTAATAGCAAGTAGCGATAAAGAACATATTGGTTTAGGCGCAAAACTTCCAATTATTTTAAATGAAAACTATAAAATCATCTCTTATGCAGGACGTGATTATATAGCAAAAACATGTGAAACAAATGGTTATCAAGGTTTTTATGGTTTAAAATGGTACGGACATATTATGATTCCACTTGAATATGCTTTTTTAAGTGATGAATTAAATTCTATAAAAGTTGATAATAAAATCATAAATGCAATGATGGAAAATGAACAACATTTTTCAAAAGAGTTAAAAGAAGTTTTTAATAAAAGTAGAACTATTCAAGATAATTTGACAAGAGTTATCTGGAATGGAAATATTGTTCAAAGTAAATTAAATTCTGTAAATAGAGAATTTTCAAAATCTTTATTAAATGAGATAGGAATTACTGGTAATAAAGCAAACTCTTCATTGGAAAATTTAAATCAAACAATCATATCTGCAATATTAAAAGATAGTGAATTTTTATCATCTTTAGCAATTGATATAATGGATAGAAATTTATATGAAAGAGCTAATGATTGTAGATGGTGGGCATTAAACTCATATTTTAGAGAAACATTTGATAATTATTCAATTTTACATAATAAAAAAAGTGAAATTACATCAATTCTAAAATATATAAATGAACTATATACAGTTTATACAAATCTTATTATTTTTGACAAATCAGGAAAAATAATAGCTGTTTCAAATGAAAAAGAAGACCATTTAGTAGGAAAAATTTTAACTCAAGAATGGGTAGAAAAAACTTTAAATTTGAAAGATACATCAAAATATACAGTATCAAAATTTGAAAAAACAAATCTTTATAACAATGAATCAACATACATTTATAGCAGTGCAATTAGATCTTTAAAAGATGAAAAACAAATTACAGGTGGAATTGCTGTTGTTTTTGATTCTACTCCACAGTTTTATTCTATGTTAGAAGAGACAATGCCTAAAGATGCAAATGGAGAAAAAGTTCCTGGTGTATTTGCTATATTTACAGATAAAAATAAACAGATAATTTCTTCAACAAATGATGATTTAGAAGTTGATTCTTATTTAAATATTGATGATATGTTTTTTACTTTAAAAAATGCACAAAATATGAGTAAAATTATTGAATTTAATGGCTCATATTATGCTGTAGGTGCAAAATGTTCAACAGGATATAGGGAGTATAAAAGTAGAGTTGATGATTATAAAAATGATGTAATATGTTTTGTTTTTGTTTATATTGGAAGTATAAATTGTTATACATTTCTTGAAAATACAAAATCTAAATTTTTATCTTCAGTAAAAACAAAATTTACTCCTTCAAGTATGGAGTTAGCAACTTTTTATTTAGGAAAAAAATTTTTAGCTGTAAATGCAAAAAATGTAATAGAATCAATTGGAATTGAAGAGTTACAAGAATCAATAGATATGGACAAAAAGAACCATTTTAAAGGTATGGTTTTATATAAAGATAAATTAGTTTCAGTTTTAGATATAAGAGATTTTGTAAATGAAGAAATTACAAATGAAAAACTAACAAATATAATTTTAGTTGAATATGATAAAGATAATATTCAACATTGTGTTGGAATTATGGTTTCTTCTTTAGAAACAGTTTGTGTTGTTGAAGAAAAAACTATTCAACATATTCAAAATCATTTCTTAGGAGCAGGAACTTTAATAGAAAGTTTAGTTGAGATTAAAGAGTTAGAAGATTCAAAAATAGCAATGATGTTAGATATTAAAAAACTTGATACAAATTTAACAAAAAGAGTTTAA
- a CDS encoding YgiQ family radical SAM protein, which yields MNNSEKLNKFLPTTKKEMNERGWDELDVILITGDAYIDSPFMGIAVVGRLLEDIGLRVGIIGQPDVNSDVDIKRLGEPKLFWGVSGGSIDSMVSNYTATKKFRNDDDYTPGGKNNKRPDRATLVYTNLIRRYFKNTVPIVLGGIEASLRRLTHYDYWTNKLRKPILFDTKADYMVYGMAEQAIMDLGNYLKEGKDPRTIKGLCYISKEPVNDYLQIPSHQECLDFKEKYIDLFKTFYDNNDPVYSKGLCQEIDGRYLIQNPPSRHLEEEEMDHIASFPYQRDLHPYHAKEGKVKCLETIKFSIMTHHGCWGECNFCAIAAHQGRTIRTRSEKNILAEAKHFTTMKDFKGIISDVGGPTANMYGYECKKKINLGTCVDNKRCVDAHRLCRTMKVDHSRNIQLLKDIRAVPGIKKAFVASGVRYDLITADKKHGKEYLKEMIDHHISGQMKVAPEHTNDEVLHHMGKPGKQTLIDFKKMYDDLNKESGKKQFLTYYLIAAHPGCEEKHMHELKQFTTHELKMNPEQAQVFTPTPGTYSAVMYYTEMDPFTKKKIFVEKDQRRKEKQKEIVVAKNKFATNNKKPFTSGMQG from the coding sequence ATGAATAATTCAGAAAAATTAAATAAATTTTTACCTACTACAAAAAAAGAGATGAATGAACGTGGTTGGGATGAACTTGATGTCATCCTAATCACAGGTGATGCCTATATAGATTCTCCATTTATGGGAATTGCAGTTGTTGGAAGACTGCTTGAAGATATAGGACTTCGTGTTGGAATTATAGGTCAGCCTGATGTAAATAGTGATGTTGATATTAAAAGATTAGGCGAACCAAAACTGTTTTGGGGAGTAAGTGGTGGAAGCATTGATTCAATGGTTTCAAACTATACTGCAACTAAAAAATTTAGAAATGATGATGACTATACTCCTGGTGGAAAAAACAATAAAAGACCAGATAGAGCTACTTTAGTATATACAAATCTAATCAGAAGATATTTTAAAAATACTGTTCCTATTGTTCTTGGTGGAATTGAAGCAAGTCTTAGAAGACTTACTCATTATGACTACTGGACAAATAAACTTAGAAAACCAATATTATTTGATACCAAAGCTGATTATATGGTTTATGGTATGGCTGAACAAGCAATAATGGATTTGGGTAATTATCTAAAAGAAGGAAAAGACCCAAGAACTATAAAAGGACTTTGTTATATCTCAAAAGAACCAGTAAATGATTATCTACAAATTCCATCACATCAAGAGTGTTTAGATTTTAAAGAAAAATATATTGACCTTTTTAAAACTTTTTATGACAATAATGACCCAGTTTATTCAAAAGGTTTATGCCAAGAGATTGATGGACGATATTTAATCCAAAATCCACCAAGCAGGCATTTGGAAGAAGAAGAGATGGATCATATTGCATCTTTTCCATATCAAAGAGATTTACATCCATATCATGCAAAAGAGGGAAAAGTAAAATGTCTTGAAACTATTAAGTTTTCTATTATGACTCACCATGGATGTTGGGGAGAGTGTAACTTCTGTGCAATTGCTGCTCATCAAGGAAGAACTATACGAACTAGAAGCGAAAAAAATATTTTAGCTGAAGCAAAACACTTTACAACAATGAAAGATTTTAAAGGAATTATTTCAGATGTTGGAGGACCAACTGCTAATATGTATGGATATGAGTGTAAGAAAAAAATAAATCTTGGAACTTGTGTTGATAATAAAAGATGTGTAGATGCTCACAGACTTTGTCGAACGATGAAAGTTGACCATAGTAGAAACATACAACTTTTAAAAGATATTAGAGCTGTTCCTGGAATTAAAAAAGCATTTGTGGCTTCAGGCGTTCGATATGATTTAATCACAGCTGATAAAAAGCATGGAAAAGAGTATTTAAAAGAGATGATAGACCATCATATTTCAGGGCAAATGAAAGTAGCACCAGAACATACAAATGATGAGGTTTTACATCATATGGGAAAACCTGGAAAACAAACGTTAATTGATTTTAAAAAGATGTATGATGATTTAAATAAAGAATCTGGTAAAAAACAGTTTTTAACATATTATTTAATTGCTGCACATCCAGGTTGTGAAGAAAAACATATGCATGAGTTAAAGCAGTTTACAACACATGAATTAAAAATGAATCCAGAACAAGCTCAGGTATTTACTCCAACACCAGGGACTTACTCAGCTGTTATGTATTACACAGAAATGGATCCATTTACTAAGAAAAAAATATTTGTTGAAAAAGACCAAAGAAGAAAAGAGAAACAAAAAGAGATTGTAGTTGCAAAAAATAAATTTGCAACAAACAATAAAAAGCCATTTACTTCTGGAATGCAAGGCTAG
- a CDS encoding adenylate kinase, with amino-acid sequence MNLMLFGAPGAGKGTQAKFLIEKYNIPQISTGDILRAAIADKTDMGMEAKKFMDAGQLVPDSTIIGIIKDRLAESDCKDGFILDGFPRTLAQAEALNELMKNMGISLDKVISLNVPDELIVGRITGRRVCSKCGASFHVEFNPSKKENDCDYCGGELIIRKDDNAQTVISRLDAYHTQTAPLIEFYTKMGVFMELDGTKDVSEVTADMFNALA; translated from the coding sequence ATGAATTTAATGCTATTTGGAGCACCTGGTGCTGGTAAAGGGACACAAGCAAAATTTTTAATCGAAAAATATAACATTCCACAAATCTCAACAGGCGATATTTTAAGAGCAGCTATTGCAGATAAAACTGATATGGGAATGGAAGCAAAAAAATTTATGGACGCTGGACAGTTAGTTCCAGATTCTACTATTATTGGTATTATTAAAGATAGATTAGCTGAGTCTGACTGTAAAGATGGTTTTATTCTTGATGGTTTTCCAAGAACTTTAGCTCAAGCTGAGGCTTTAAATGAACTAATGAAAAATATGGGAATCTCTTTAGATAAAGTTATCTCATTAAATGTTCCTGATGAATTAATCGTTGGAAGAATTACAGGAAGAAGAGTATGTTCAAAATGTGGAGCATCTTTCCATGTAGAATTTAATCCATCTAAAAAAGAAAATGATTGTGACTACTGTGGTGGTGAATTAATCATCAGAAAAGATGACAATGCCCAAACTGTTATTAGTAGACTTGATGCATACCACACACAAACTGCACCATTAATTGAATTCTATACAAAAATGGGTGTATTTATGGAACTTGATGGAACAAAAGATGTTTCAGAAGTTACAGCAGATATGTTCAACGCTTTAGCGTAA